One genomic region from Pseudoduganella lutea encodes:
- a CDS encoding aspartate aminotransferase family protein, with amino-acid sequence MNKPEQLHSMSAFWMPFTNNRDFKASPRLLVSASGVHYRDVDGNQVLDGTAGLWCVPCGHAQPRIVAAVREMVGTLDFAPTFQMGHPTAFELAEKLMAYTNHKFGHVFYTNSGSEAVDTALKMALAYHKARGEASRTRFIGRERAYHGVGFGGISVGGIAANRKPYATLLPGVDHLPHTHNLEKNAFTRGEPEHGAHLADELERIVALHDASTIAAVIVEPVAGSTGVLIPPKGYLKRLRELCTKHGILLIFDEVITGFGRMTTPFAADYFDVEPDMMTTAKGLTNGTVPMGAVFTKSFVHDAFMDSPAGIELFHGYTYSGHPLACAASLATLEVFEEQQVIEHAKGLQDYWADAVFSLRDLPNVIDLRCIGLIAGIELAPIPGKPGVRGYTAFKKAFADGVLIRVTGDIIALSPPLVFEKQHIDELFGKLAKILKELD; translated from the coding sequence ATGAACAAACCCGAGCAGCTGCATTCCATGTCCGCTTTCTGGATGCCTTTCACGAACAACCGCGACTTCAAGGCCAGCCCGCGCCTGCTGGTGTCGGCGTCCGGCGTGCATTACCGCGACGTCGACGGCAACCAGGTGCTCGACGGCACCGCGGGCCTGTGGTGCGTGCCGTGCGGCCATGCGCAGCCGAGGATCGTGGCGGCCGTGCGCGAGATGGTGGGCACGCTGGACTTCGCACCCACGTTCCAGATGGGCCACCCGACCGCGTTCGAACTGGCCGAGAAGCTGATGGCCTACACGAACCACAAGTTCGGCCATGTGTTCTACACGAACTCCGGCTCGGAAGCGGTGGACACGGCCTTGAAGATGGCGCTGGCCTACCACAAGGCACGCGGCGAAGCATCGCGCACGCGCTTCATCGGCCGCGAGCGGGCCTATCATGGCGTGGGCTTCGGCGGCATCTCGGTCGGCGGCATTGCCGCGAACCGCAAGCCCTATGCCACGCTGCTGCCCGGCGTCGACCACCTGCCGCATACGCACAACCTGGAAAAGAATGCCTTTACACGCGGCGAACCGGAACATGGCGCGCACCTGGCCGATGAACTGGAGCGCATCGTCGCGCTGCACGACGCGTCCACGATCGCCGCTGTCATCGTGGAACCCGTGGCCGGTTCCACCGGCGTGCTGATCCCGCCGAAGGGTTACCTGAAGCGGCTGCGCGAGCTGTGCACGAAGCACGGCATCCTCTTGATCTTCGATGAAGTCATCACCGGCTTCGGCCGCATGACGACGCCGTTCGCGGCCGACTACTTCGACGTCGAGCCGGACATGATGACCACGGCGAAGGGCCTCACCAACGGCACCGTGCCGATGGGCGCCGTGTTCACGAAGAGCTTCGTGCACGATGCGTTCATGGATTCGCCGGCCGGCATCGAACTGTTCCACGGCTACACGTACTCGGGCCATCCGCTGGCCTGCGCCGCGTCGCTCGCCACGCTGGAAGTGTTCGAGGAACAGCAGGTCATCGAGCATGCGAAAGGTTTGCAGGACTACTGGGCCGACGCCGTGTTCTCGCTGCGGGACTTGCCGAACGTGATCGACCTGCGCTGCATCGGGCTGATCGCCGGCATCGAGCTGGCGCCGATCCCCGGCAAGCCCGGCGTGCGCGGCTATACCGCCTTCAAGAAGGCCTTCGCCGACGGCGTGCTCATTCGCGTCACCGGCGACATCATCGCGCTGTCGCCGCCGCTGGTGTTCGAGAAGCAGCATATCGATGAGCTGTTCGGGAAGCTGGCGAAAATCTTGAAAGAGCTGGATTGA